In Colletotrichum lupini chromosome 6, complete sequence, a single window of DNA contains:
- a CDS encoding fungal specific transcription factor domain-containing protein — protein MTRDRHASRASFACVRCKKDKRRCDISQILSSGDRMDRSCTSCRNKNEKCEVRYGEDKRSQRQPNETKALQRRMQALEEFVKNVSKNPELPVTRHKTDEVSNCLMEQARRTVDNYQDARIRAFPSPASSSSPGTQNMTISISPPEGGQNNWAVTSQKELHPASHSRSVSFSGQNRPKTDDITHNGIRSISFSGPSRPDFDCASESVPPVIEEIGTPDSMQDFDQFLGSVTLFPYSENQSRSRSPRGDGSPFEDDTSRQARGALECFPEPEPIVSHLLDLFWKWQSSHLLVVDRALFLRHREIWDDSEGHRGDRNFYTPCLLYAIMALASMISLDKGVVRYSTSTGGVAGEAFAKRGRSMFDLEMDHPTISTVQAALILGSRYGAMKDNSLGWMYSGIAFRMASKLGLHLDCSKAVASGKMSQEMADLRRRVFWGCHIEDNLFSAYCGRPNSFMEWDITIPIPERPFKGVGKDEAESTSSLLHHTSTLSVLCSKILISIHRQRRHSSTSEMRLKASQLHRALWQWHRDLPKSLTWSSDSNILAQPHVFILQMNFYFALILLHRPFLRLSSKFLNVDNMNSSALNSTHACATAAANITKLATTYRRSFNMRQMPPSIVNFVFIAGSIHLLNLRAGQPGNHEVLLQSSTEALSELGKSYPVAQKASTELESLIEKWRSAKEAEKRATETSRAAQEVENRISSVCAIRPGVSGFLDIDFSPLEELGEFMDLKKGQQPATKSVFDMPADIGFHEQLSLDQNGNDCMFLDQDWLQDGTGFESMDGSGCPWMYN, from the exons ATGACCCGAGACCGACACGCGAGCCGCGCGAGTTTCGCATGCGTACGATGCAAGAAAGACAAGAGACGATGCGACATCTCTCAAATTTTGAGCTCGGGGGACCGAATGGACCGGTCCTGCACCTCATGTCGAAACAAGAACGAAAAGTGTGAGGTCCGCTACGGCGAGGATAAGCGCAGTCAACGACAACCGAACGAGACCAAGGCACTGCAACGACGAATGCAGGCACTAGAGGAGTTTGTCAAGAACGTCTCCAAAAACCCAGAGCTCCCGGTCACACGGCACAAGACGGATGAAGTTTCGAATTGTCTGATGGAACAGGCACGACGGACTGTAGACAACTACCAGGATGCGAGGATACGTGCCTTCCCAAGCCCTGCCAGCTCTTCAAGTCCGGGGACTCAAAATATGACGATATCGATCTCTCCTCCGGAGGGAGGACAGAACAATTGGGCTGTGACGTCGCAAAAGGAGCTTCACCCCGCTTCACACTCAAGATCTGTATCCTTCTCGGGGCAAAACAGACCGAAGACCGACGACATCACACACAATGGCATCCGATCGATCTCCTTCTCAGGCCCCAGCAGGCCAGACTTTGACTGCGCCTCCGAGAGCGTCCCTCCCGTCATCGAAGAGATTGGGACACCCGATAGTATGCAAGACTTTGACCAATTTCTTGGCTCTGTGACCCTATTCCCGTACTCCGAGAATCAGTCTCGATCAAGGAGTCCACGTGGGGATGGCTCTCCTTTTGAGGACGACACGAGCAGACAAGCTCGCGGTGCTCTCGAATGCTTTCCCGAGCCAGAACCAATTGTGTCCCATTTGCTAGACCTATTCTGGAAATGGCAATCATCTCACCTCCTCGTCGTTGATCGTGCTTTATTCCTCCGCCATCGGGAAATTTGGGACGACAGTGAAGGACACCGCGGCGATCGAAATTTTTATACCCCGTGTCTGTTGTACGCAATCATGGCTCTGGCATCGATGATAAGTCTTGACAAGGGAGTCGTGCGGTACTCTACTTCTACCGGCGGTGTCGCCGGAGAGGCCTTTGCGAAGCGAGGACGCTCAATGTTTGATCTAGAGATGGATCACCCGACCATTTCCACTGTCCAGGCGGCTTTGATACTTGGTTCTCGATATGGAGCCATGAAGGACAACTCCCTTGGTTGGATGTACAGCG GCATTGCCTTCAGAATGGCGAGTAAATTGGGCCTACATCTGGACTGTTCTAAAGCTGTTGCATCTGGTAAGATGAGCCAGGAGATGGCCGATCTCAGAAGGAGAGTATTTTGGGGCTGCCACATTGAAGACAA CCTCTTCAGCGCTTACTGTGGGCGACCAAACTCCTTTATGGAGTGGGATATCACGATTCCCATACCTGAGCGACCCTTCAAAGGCGTCGGCAAAGACGAAGCCGAATCGACTTCGTCACTTTTACATCACACCTCAACTCTCTCAGTGCTGTGTTCTAAGATACTGATTAGTATCCACCGTCAACGGCGGCACTCATCGACGAGCGAGATGAGATTGAAAGCATCACAACTTCACAGAGCCCTATGGCAGTGGCATCGCGATCTTCCTAAGAGCTTGACATGGTCCAGCGATTCAAATATCCTGGCACAGCCCCATGTCTTCATCTTGCA AATGAACTTTTACTTTGCTCTCATTCTACTCCACCGGCCATTCCTCCGATTGTCTTCAAAATTCCTCAACGTCGACAATATGAACTCTTCGGCTCTCAACTCCACACACGCATGCGctacagcagcagcaaacaTCACAAAGCTCGCAACGACTTACAGACGATCTTTCAACATGCGACAGATGCCGCCATCGATTGTAAATTTTGTTTTCATCGCAGGTAGCATTCATCTCCTCAACCTTCGTGCAGGACAACCAGGCAACCATGAAGTTCTTCTTCAGAGTTCCACTGAAGCTTTATCCGAGCTCGGAAAGTCATATCCCGTGGCGCAGAAAGCCAGCACCGAGCTGGAAAGCTTGATTGAAAAGTGGAGGTCCGCGAAAGAGGCCGAGAAGAGAGCCACGGAGACAAGCAGAGCGGCGCAAGAGGTTGAGAACAGGATAAGTTCTGTGTGTGCGATTCGGCCAGGGGTATCTGGATTTCTCGATATTGATTTTTCTCCTCTGGAAGAGCTTGGGGAGTTTATGGATTTGAAAAAGGGCCAACAACCTGCTACGAAGTCTGTGTTTGATATGCCGGCTGATATCGGCTTCCACGAGCAGCTATCGCTGGATCAAAACGGTAATGATTGCATGTTTCTGGACCAAGATTGGCTTCAGGATGGAACAGGATTCGAAAGTATGGATGGAAGCGGCTGTCCATGGATGTACAATTAA
- a CDS encoding dihydroxyacetone kinase, translating to MSDRHIFTSSEGLVDKSLRGFISYNPSLGLDQSNRVVFDSTYDKSKISIISGGGSGHEPAWAGYVGNNMLAASVSGDIFASPSAKQIQSAIERVPSDVGTILVITNYTGDCLHFGLAAEKARSRGHNCRMIICGDDVSVGKAGGSLVGRRGLAGQIGVLKVISGAAGVKAGTLDDIHKLGVSVESEIVSIAATMDHCHVPGRTEHARLGADEVEVGTGPHNEPGYSKVSPAPSAEGLVDQLLRYCLDQEDHDRAYVKFNNDDETILLVSNFGGISYLEMGALVDELLEQLDTKWNIRPSRVYSGPLETSLNAPAFSISLMNITAASKKCSFSAEQIFQFADLKTNTHWESMAGAQAVRRDRKLQFVQSPPEEPKKIEADRDVKMDPATLRSMLNMACQAVIEAEPDLTKWDMVMGDGDCGETLKTGASHLLDALDNKGIAAEGSIVSVLHELEDIVESKMGGTLGGILGIFFVSLSNSVEENASLAKSQGILPLWTLALTSALAHLSHYTPAKIGDRTILDVLIPFVDAIRSKGFEGAVEAAVEGAEYTRKTKAKLGRATYVAASGKDTSFHPDPGAWGAMVAIKGLQSGMA from the coding sequence ATGTCCGACCGCCACATCTTTACCTCCTCAGAGGGACTCGTTGATAAGTCTCTCAGAGGGTTCATCTCATACAATCCTTCTCTTGGTCTGGACCAGTCAAACCGTGTGGTCTTTGACTCAACATACGACAAGTCCAAAATCAGCATCATCTCTGGCGGTGGCTCCGGCCACGAGCCCGCATGGGCAGGTTATGTCGGCAATAACATGCTGGCGGCCTCCGTATCCGGAGACATCTTTGCCAGCCCGTCTGCGAAGCAAATTCAGTCTGCCATTGAGCGTGTGCCCTCAGATGTCGGCACGATCCTTGTCATCACCAACTACACCGGCGACTGCCTCCACTTTGGCCTCGCTGCAGAAAAGGCACGGAGTCGTGGGCACAACTGCCGCATGATCATCTGCGGTGACGATGTGTCTGTTGGAAAGGCAGGTGGTAGCCTGGTAGGACGCAGAGGTCTTGCCGGGCAGATTGGTGTTCTCAAAGTCATCAGTGGAGCAGCTGGCGTCAAGGCCGGCACTCTCGATGACATCCACAAGCTTGGTGTTTCTGTCGAGTCCGAGATTGTGTCCATCGCGGCCACCATGGACCACTGCCATGTTCCCGGGCGCACAGAGCACGCTCGTCTGGGCGCCGACGAGGTGGAGGTGGGAACCGGACCTCACAATGAGCCCGGCTACAGCAAGGTCTCGCCCGCGCCTTCTGCAGAGGGCCTGGTTGACCAGCTGCTGCGGTACTGCCTGGACCAGGAGGATCACGACCGAGCTTATGTCAAGTTCAACAACGACGACGAGACGATCCTCCTTGTCAGCAACTTCGGAGGCATCTCCTACCTGGAAATGGGCGCTCTTGTCGACGAGCTCCTCGAGCAGCTTGACACCAAGTGGAATATCAGACCGTCAAGAGTGTACTCCGGCCCTCTCGAAACCTCTCTCAACGCACCTGCATTCTCAATTTCCTTGATGAACATCACAGCGGCATCAAAGAAGTGCAGTTTCTCAGCAGAGCAAATCTTCCAATTCGCCGACCTCAAGACCAACACACACTGGGAGTCGATGGCTGGCGCCCAAGCTGTCCGCCGCGACAGAAAACTTCAGTTCGTGCAGTCACCTCCTGAAGAGCCAAAGAAGATTGAGGCCGACCGCGACGTGAAAATGGACCCGGCAACGCTCAGGTCGATGCTGAACATGGCTTGCCAGGCAGTCATTGAAGCCGAGCCTGATCTGACAAAGTGGGACATGGTGATGGGTGACGGCGACTGCGGTGAAACCCTGAAAACAGGCGCTTCGCATCTCCTTGATGCTCTAGACAACAAGGGTATCGCAGCCGAGGGATCCATCGTCTCAGTTCTTCACGAGCTAGAGGACATTGTTGAGAGCAAGATGGGTGGCACGCTTGGTGGTATTCTCGGCATTTTCTTCGTCTCGCTCAGCAACTCCGTAGAGGAGAACGCGTCGTTGGCAAAGTCGCAAGGTATCTTGCCTCTCTGGACACTGGCGCTGACGTCCGCTCTTGCGCATTTGAGTCATTACACACCCGCCAAGATCGGAGACCGGACGATCCTGGATGTCTTGATCCCCTTTGTTGATGCAATTCGCAGCAAGGGTTTCGAGGGAGCTGTCGAGGCAGCTGTCGAGGGAGCCGAGTACACGAGGAAGACAAAGGCTAAGCTTGGTCGTGCGACGTATGTCGCAGCGTCTGGGAAGGATACGTCATTCCACCCCGATCCTGGTGCCTGGGGTGCAATGGTTGCCATCAAGGGCTTGCAATCCGGCATGGCTTGA
- a CDS encoding ribose 5-phosphate isomerase, with product MGSNPVSKYRIVVGCDEAGIKYKDTIKADFEKDARVEFVEDVGSHDGADKTAYPHRAAAAAQMVADGKADRALLICGTGLGMAIAANKIKGIRAVTAHDSFSVERSILSNDAQVLCMGERVIGLELARRLAKDWLGYTFDPTSNSAEKVHVIKSLEATA from the exons ATGGGCAGCAACCCCGTTTCCAAGTACCGCATCGTAGTCGGATGCGAC GAGGCTGGCATCAAGTACAAGGACACAATCAAGGCAGACTTCGAAAAGGACGCTCGCGTTGAGTTCGTCGAGGATGTTGGAAGCCACGATGGCGCAGACAAGACGGCATACCCTCATagagccgccgccgccgcgcaAATGGTAGCCGACGGCAAGGCCGACCGCGCGCTGCTCATCTGCGGCACGGGGCTCGGCATGGCCATTGCTGCCAACAAGATCAAGGGCATCCGCGCTGTAACAGCACACGACAGTTTCAGCGTCGAGCGTTCAATTCTGAGCAACGACGCGCAGGTGCTGTGCATGGGTGAGAGAGTCATTGGTTTGGAACTCGCAAGACGACTAGCGAAGGACTGGCTTGGGTACACATTCGACCCTACGAGCAACAGTGCGGAAAAGGTTCACGTCATCAAGAGTCTGGAGGCTACAGCATGA
- a CDS encoding triosephosphate isomerase — protein MTTSPNRRLIGLSTKMYFPLQRTLDFIATVQTQLAALSPTSLENIDIFIIPDFISIHPVSEALKNSAVPIRLGAQDCHWDDFGAFTGEVSPAVLRETGVSIVEVGHAERRRIFGETDETVAKKAAAASRNGMAPLICIGEKTKGDLSVALGECQVQIDQSLADVPESAEVIIAYEPVWAIGASEPASEGHVIEVVKGIRAFDSVKRRTGTTRVIYGGSAGPGLFEKLGEAVDGLFLGRFGHDVPRFLTTVSEVASFQA, from the coding sequence ATGACGACATCACCGAATAGGAGGCTCATCGGCCTTTCAACCAAGATGTACTTCCCGCTTCAACGCACGCTCGACTTCATCGCCACAGTTCAGACACAACTAGCCGCTCTTTCTCCAACATCTTTAGAGAACATCGACATCTTCATCATCCCCGATTTTATCTCCATCCATCCCGTCAGTGAAGCCCTCAAGAACTCAGCTGTGCCAATCCGGTTGGGTGCACAAGACTGCCACTGGGATGACTTTGGAGCTTTTACGGGCGAGGTCAGCCCCGCTGTCCTACGCGAGACGGGCGTCTCAATCGTCGAGGTCGGGCACGCGGAGAGAAGGAGAATCTTTGGTGAGACCGACGAGACCGTGGCCAAGAAAGCCGCAGCGGCAAGCAGGAATGGAATGGCGCCTTTGATCTGCATCGGCGAAAAGACAAAAGGAGACTTGAGTGTCGCACTGGGAGAATGTCAAGTCCAGATCGACCAGTCCCTGGCAGACGTGCCTGAGTCGGCGGAAGTCATCATCGCGTACGAGCCAGTCTGGGCAATTGGCGCAAGCGAACCGGCCAGCGAGGGCCACGTTATTGAGGTAGTCAAGGGTATCAGAGCTTTTGATAGCGTGAAGAGGAGAACGGGCACGACTAGAGTCATCTACGGCGGCAGTGCTGGACCGGGCTTGTTCGAGAAGCTGGGCGAGGCCGTCGACGGCCTGTTTCTTGGGCGGTTCGGCCATGATGTGCCAAGATTCCTCACTACCGTATCAGAAGTGGCTTCTTTCCAGGCTTAG
- a CDS encoding N-acetyltransferase, producing MSYTEEQVDRYLHHINYPREKHASDRLQLLKDLQAHQLARVPFESLTLHYSKHRLISIDLEDLFDKVVGQGKGGYCMELNALFGAVLKGLGFTVVSVGAKIKGDERFGGWSHMLNLVTIDSQRYVVDVGFGKGATMIPVPLNKETGHEFTTIAPLRGKLVYQKLDQNTDSSQRMWVYSSTDTADGPFRERNCFTEQEFFPEDFEVMNYAVMMRPTSYFVKTVLCMRTILNTETREAEGTIVLHKDEVKRKIGDKVELLETLNSEAERVRAIEKYFYISLTPAEQKAIKGMPQELLEKK from the exons ATGTCGTACACCGAGGAGCAAGTCGACCGGTATCTCCACCATATCAACTACCCGCGGGAGAAACATGCGTCAGATCGGTTGCAGCTCCTAAAGGATCTTCAGGCTCATCAACTTGCCCGAGTTCCTTTCGAGAGCTTGACCTTGCACTACTCGAAGCACCGCCTTATTTCCATTGATCTGGAGGACCTCTTCGACAAGGTCGTAGGGCAGGGAAAAGGCGGCTATTGCATGGAGCTCAATGCCTTATTCGGTGCCGTCCTCAAGGGGCTTGGGTTCACAGTCGTCAGCGTTGGTGCAAAGATCAAAGGCGACGAGAGGTTCGGCGGATG GTCTCACATGCTCAATCTCGTCACCATTGATAGTCAGCGTTACGTAGTCGACGTTGGTTTCGGCAAGGGGGCGACCATGATTCCCGTACCCTTGAACAAGGAGACCGGCCACGAGTTCACCACCATCGCTCCTCTGCGAGGTAAACTCGTCTACCAAAAGCTAGACCAGAACACGGATTCGAGTCAGCGCATGTGGGTGTACTCGTCAACCGACACCGCCGACGGCCCCTTCCGAGAGCGCAACTGCTTCACGGAGCAAGAGTTCTTCCCTGAGGACTTTGAAGTCATGAACTACGCCGTCATGATGAGGCCAACTAGCTACTTTGTCAAGACGGTCCTGTGCATGCGAACGATTCTGAATACTGAGACAAGGGAGGCAGAGGGTACCATTGTGCTGCATAAGGATGAGGTCAAGCGTAAGATTGGCGATAAAGTAGAGCTCCTGGAGACGTTGAATAGCGAGGCGGAACGCGTGCGGGCTATCGAGAAGTACTTCTACATCTCACTTACGCCCGCAGAACAGAAAGCCATCAAGGGAATGCCTCAGGAGTTATTGGAGAAGAAGTAG